One Paenibacillus crassostreae DNA segment encodes these proteins:
- a CDS encoding aminoglycoside phosphotransferase family protein: MNNHDARFIKPEVLTLVLNKMLNKTIIRADYQLKELQGGTIGNVQLVTGTVETSDGENLPYKMVWKTTKKFERYGDLDSWRREYDLYASDFKKLFFDSFRWPECYHAEINGDEIQLWMEYIDGVSGLNLTPEMYERIAEELGRFQGKLYTERPNVLQNLSNLSNVEFTKNYYLRYRSWNVLYDYIRSDDCEIPKHLCKMLIDLDNNADEIFSRIEKLPIVLCHRDFWVANIFYSDSKIVLIDWDTAGWGYMGEDIASLITDEADVCHMIEYYQKCIPAYYRGFSEYADVSHITDHCIYELILAMFGYRLVEWYKFAESTEDKSMHLNTLQKIYEMKNM; this comes from the coding sequence ATGAACAACCATGATGCAAGATTTATAAAGCCCGAAGTACTGACGCTTGTTTTGAATAAAATGCTCAACAAGACGATAATCCGCGCAGATTATCAACTCAAAGAGTTGCAAGGCGGGACAATAGGAAATGTTCAGCTTGTAACAGGCACGGTTGAAACTTCTGATGGTGAAAATCTGCCGTATAAGATGGTTTGGAAAACAACGAAAAAATTTGAGCGTTATGGTGATCTAGATTCATGGCGAAGGGAATACGACCTCTATGCATCGGATTTCAAAAAGCTTTTCTTCGATTCGTTCCGTTGGCCGGAGTGTTACCACGCCGAAATAAATGGTGATGAGATTCAACTATGGATGGAATATATTGATGGTGTGTCAGGCTTAAATCTGACCCCGGAAATGTATGAACGTATAGCTGAGGAATTGGGGCGATTTCAAGGCAAGTTGTACACTGAACGACCAAACGTATTGCAGAATCTGTCCAATTTAAGCAATGTTGAGTTTACGAAAAACTACTATCTGCGGTATCGGTCATGGAATGTTTTGTATGATTACATACGCTCCGATGACTGCGAAATTCCTAAGCACTTGTGTAAAATGCTCATAGACTTAGATAACAATGCGGACGAAATATTCAGTCGCATTGAAAAGCTACCAATAGTGCTTTGCCACAGAGATTTTTGGGTGGCAAACATATTCTATTCGGACAGTAAAATCGTACTTATCGATTGGGATACCGCTGGATGGGGGTATATGGGCGAGGATATCGCGAGTTTAATAACGGATGAAGCGGATGTCTGTCATATGATTGAATACTATCAAAAATGCATTCCGGCGTATTACAGGGGTTTTTCGGAATATGCGGATGTGTCCCATATCACTGATCATTGTATCTATGAACTAATCCTTGCTATGTTCGGATACAGGCTTGTGGAGTGGTATAAATTCGCTGAGTCAACCGAAGATAAATCAATGCACCTTAATACCTTACAAAAAATCTATGAGATGAAAAATATGTAG
- a CDS encoding ABC transporter ATP-binding protein yields the protein MLRVENITHSFKNGNEWTPVLHNINFEVKQGEMVALLGSSGSGKSTLLNLMAGLMKPTEGEIHIADHNIVKMNENKLSIFRRKHIGFIFQAYELITSLTVRENVELPLVFQSVSPSIRKQKSLALLEKVGIPDKADLFPSQLSGGQQQRVSIARSLITEPSVIFADEPTGNLDSKTEEEIISILLQLNKTMDTTFIVVTHETDVAEQMQRIFTLRDGYLVPEKGDSAEMVTQGVTNIEN from the coding sequence ATGTTGCGAGTCGAAAATATTACTCACTCATTTAAGAACGGTAATGAATGGACGCCGGTGCTTCATAACATCAACTTTGAAGTGAAGCAGGGAGAGATGGTGGCACTGCTAGGTAGCTCCGGATCTGGTAAATCCACATTACTGAATCTAATGGCCGGCTTGATGAAACCGACAGAAGGCGAAATTCATATTGCCGATCATAATATCGTTAAGATGAATGAGAACAAGCTTTCTATATTCCGAAGAAAGCATATAGGTTTTATCTTTCAAGCCTATGAGTTAATCACTAGTTTGACTGTCCGAGAGAATGTGGAATTGCCACTGGTGTTCCAATCTGTTTCTCCGTCCATACGCAAGCAGAAATCTCTTGCGTTACTAGAGAAGGTAGGTATTCCAGACAAAGCTGATCTGTTTCCTTCGCAGTTATCGGGTGGACAGCAACAGCGTGTTAGTATCGCACGGTCCTTGATTACGGAGCCGTCCGTCATTTTCGCTGATGAACCAACCGGTAATCTTGATTCGAAGACAGAAGAAGAAATTATTAGCATATTACTTCAACTGAATAAGACAATGGACACTACTTTTATTGTTGTCACGCATGAAACGGATGTAGCAGAACAAATGCAGCGGATTTTTACGCTTCGTGACGGTTATTTGGTACCAGAAAAGGGTGATTCTGCTGAAATGGTAACCCAAGGGGTGACAAACATTGAGAATTAG
- a CDS encoding ABC transporter permease: protein MRISDISRLAWDQVRRRKVVTGLCMAGISIGCAAIIVALSLGESAQSYSEKTLNQYLKMDEITVMPNSGIPSQGGGNGNGSGGSEEITSLDPGRLTRQKLEIIQGLNHVIAAAPFQELGNIQMYTMDNRMADVQVIATDLRLLAKFDKTFMQGGGSDLPSTAVLSYGATLGLIDTETRQKIFDGMNNDPFNIQLREQYDSLSILPSEMYQQQIQLQAQDYSSMNGQTYSSSPLRVSGILNKVAGIDDMMAAYDKVIYVSLESAERLVEELNLHNGAAGQAGVYNSVIVKVDSTDNILQLEQLIQKLTLSTSTNLYQQEMLAQEFDMVKKAALGVGVFILIIASISIIVAMTMSTHQRRRQIGIMKVLGANMGQIRNMFITEAALLGLMGGILGVLISYLIIFAINQLLGTQTGTEPSAGDIVFIPIMTLPVGIAFALMTGVLSGIYPAISASRTDALTAIKRD, encoded by the coding sequence TTGAGAATTAGTGATATTTCACGCTTGGCTTGGGATCAGGTCAGACGCCGGAAAGTTGTCACAGGTCTTTGTATGGCTGGTATATCCATTGGCTGTGCAGCAATCATTGTTGCCTTAAGCCTTGGGGAATCCGCACAGAGTTATTCAGAAAAAACATTGAATCAATATTTAAAAATGGATGAAATCACAGTGATGCCTAATAGCGGAATCCCTTCTCAAGGTGGAGGTAACGGTAACGGTAGCGGCGGATCTGAGGAAATTACTAGTCTAGATCCTGGGAGATTAACCCGTCAGAAGTTGGAAATCATCCAAGGACTGAATCACGTAATCGCTGCTGCACCTTTTCAAGAATTAGGAAATATCCAGATGTACACAATGGATAACAGAATGGCCGATGTTCAGGTTATAGCAACGGATCTTCGCCTGCTAGCGAAATTTGATAAAACCTTTATGCAAGGAGGAGGTTCTGATTTGCCTAGCACGGCAGTTCTCAGCTATGGTGCCACATTGGGCTTAATCGATACGGAGACCCGACAAAAAATATTCGATGGAATGAATAACGATCCATTTAATATCCAGCTAAGGGAGCAGTACGACAGCTTAAGTATTCTTCCATCTGAGATGTATCAGCAGCAAATTCAACTACAAGCACAGGACTATTCCTCGATGAATGGGCAGACCTATAGCAGCAGTCCTCTACGTGTTAGCGGAATTCTTAACAAAGTTGCAGGAATAGACGATATGATGGCCGCCTACGACAAGGTTATCTATGTGTCACTAGAAAGCGCTGAGCGGCTAGTCGAAGAGTTGAATCTCCACAATGGTGCCGCTGGACAAGCAGGAGTCTATAACTCTGTTATTGTAAAGGTAGATAGCACAGATAACATCTTGCAGTTGGAGCAACTTATACAGAAGCTAACGTTAAGTACGAGTACGAATTTATATCAACAAGAGATGTTGGCACAAGAGTTCGATATGGTCAAAAAAGCAGCCTTGGGTGTAGGGGTATTTATTCTAATCATAGCTTCGATTTCCATTATCGTTGCGATGACCATGTCTACACATCAGCGACGACGTCAGATCGGTATTATGAAGGTACTGGGAGCCAACATGGGGCAAATCCGCAATATGTTTATTACTGAGGCTGCTTTGCTCGGATTAATGGGTGGTATTTTGGGTGTACTGATATCCTACTTGATTATATTTGCCATTAATCAACTCCTTGGCACACAAACAGGCACAGAACCAAGTGCAGGCGATATTGTATTTATTCCGATTATGACACTCCCGGTGGGCATAG